A window from Leptothermofonsia sichuanensis E412 encodes these proteins:
- a CDS encoding ParM/StbA family protein, whose product MTTATRQPRSRKESTSPLATSSSKTRFLALDAGNYDLKFWDGTGHPKAIRSVRFQLPQGRDAVRYSEASPLVELPDGTRFHFGGQAYKYRRQQQTVIENKVELSRLHLYACLEPVNGSTEFALNLYASTPDPARSEDAIRQQLLGIHEFRRNGIDYRVLVERVEVEREGMGAYYYAQRMGLIPDSGYTIVVDIGGGTWLTRLVDAEGEVIDENVMDRGGTYELATSISFDRRLTDALGTSADPSIVMDGFRTGHTYADTGLSWSPWLEEHLEPWFKGIFQTVRAQYTPYMARVTRFLVTGGGSHLISERLQGRKLFAVMGDPQFANVRGLFPVLNGAQLSF is encoded by the coding sequence ATGACTACTGCTACACGACAGCCCCGATCCCGAAAAGAATCTACCAGTCCTCTGGCCACCAGTTCTTCAAAAACCCGTTTCCTGGCACTGGATGCGGGCAACTATGACCTCAAGTTCTGGGATGGCACAGGACATCCCAAAGCTATTCGCTCCGTGCGCTTCCAGCTTCCCCAGGGACGGGATGCTGTGCGATATTCGGAGGCATCGCCTCTGGTGGAACTGCCGGATGGAACCCGCTTTCACTTTGGTGGCCAGGCCTATAAGTATCGACGGCAGCAGCAAACCGTGATTGAAAATAAGGTTGAATTATCCAGGCTGCATCTCTATGCCTGCCTGGAACCTGTGAACGGTTCCACCGAATTTGCGCTCAATCTCTATGCTTCAACGCCGGATCCTGCCAGGAGCGAGGATGCAATTCGCCAGCAACTTCTGGGAATTCATGAATTTAGACGGAACGGCATTGATTATCGCGTTCTGGTTGAGCGCGTTGAAGTCGAACGAGAAGGAATGGGAGCTTACTACTATGCTCAGCGGATGGGTCTGATCCCTGACAGCGGCTACACAATAGTGGTGGATATCGGTGGTGGAACCTGGCTTACGCGCTTAGTGGATGCTGAAGGTGAAGTCATTGATGAAAATGTGATGGATCGGGGAGGAACCTATGAACTGGCAACCTCCATCAGTTTTGACCGGCGACTGACCGATGCGCTCGGCACCTCTGCGGATCCCAGCATTGTTATGGATGGTTTTCGGACAGGGCATACCTATGCGGATACAGGTTTATCCTGGTCACCCTGGCTCGAAGAACATCTGGAACCCTGGTTTAAGGGAATTTTTCAAACGGTCAGGGCACAGTACACCCCCTACATGGCGCGGGTAACCCGGTTTCTGGTGACAGGGGGTGGTTCCCACCTGATTTCGGAGCGACTTCAGGGACGTAAGCTATTTGCGGTCATGGGTGACCCCCAGTTTGCCAATGTTCGAGGCTTGTTTCCCGTCCTGAATGGAGCACAGTTAAGTTTTTAG
- the rplI gene encoding 50S ribosomal protein L9 produces MAKRVQLVLGKDVSKLGRAGDLVEVAPGYARNYLIPQGLAVPTNPGILKQVERRKELERQRLLEEKQQAESRKKALETVGRFTIAKQAGEKDSIFGTVTNQDVATAIQAATNQEIDRRTITVPDIHKLGTYKVEIKLHPEVSATVDVQVVPAKAGE; encoded by the coding sequence ATGGCAAAACGTGTTCAGTTAGTGCTTGGTAAAGATGTCAGCAAGCTGGGGCGGGCAGGAGATCTGGTAGAGGTCGCTCCTGGCTATGCCCGTAACTACCTGATTCCCCAGGGGTTGGCTGTACCGACTAATCCTGGCATTTTGAAACAAGTAGAGCGCCGCAAAGAACTGGAGCGGCAGCGTCTGTTGGAGGAGAAACAACAGGCAGAATCTCGCAAAAAGGCTTTAGAGACTGTTGGGCGCTTCACAATTGCCAAGCAAGCAGGCGAAAAGGATTCCATTTTTGGTACGGTCACCAATCAGGATGTGGCGACCGCGATTCAGGCGGCAACCAATCAGGAGATCGATCGCCGCACCATTACTGTTCCTGATATTCACAAGCTGGGAACTTATAAGGTCGAAATTAAGCTGCATCCGGAAGTCAGCGCTACAGTTGATGTGCAGGTTGTTCCTGCAAAAGCTGGTGAGTAG
- a CDS encoding ion transporter, with the protein MTLRKTIGFYLEDVETPLGKMVNLGIIGLVLLSSAIFVAQTYPIPDRWRIALNWIDTVILITFAIEYLLRFWVAENKIRYFFSLYSIIDLFAVFPFLMGVFDIRFIRIFRWFRILRLIRFIEGKTIVGYITREDSAIFARILLTLFIIIFVYAGLIYQVEHPKSPAIFGTFLDAVYFSVATMTTVGFGDVTPLSQTGRLLTILMILTGVIVIPWQLGDLVKRLVKTANQLSTPCPTCHLSLHDSDAQFCKNCGTKLPSPVCPIDGLKDKL; encoded by the coding sequence ATGACTTTGCGAAAAACCATCGGATTTTACCTGGAAGATGTGGAAACTCCATTGGGTAAGATGGTCAATCTGGGAATTATCGGATTAGTGTTGCTTTCCTCCGCCATTTTTGTTGCTCAAACCTATCCCATTCCCGATAGGTGGCGAATCGCTTTGAATTGGATTGATACAGTCATCCTGATTACCTTCGCAATTGAATACTTACTCCGGTTCTGGGTCGCTGAAAACAAAATTCGTTACTTCTTCAGCCTGTATTCCATCATTGATCTATTCGCTGTCTTTCCCTTTCTAATGGGTGTTTTTGACATCCGCTTCATCCGCATTTTTCGCTGGTTCCGAATTCTGCGCCTCATCCGCTTCATTGAGGGGAAAACGATTGTTGGCTACATTACCCGGGAAGACAGTGCCATCTTTGCCCGCATCCTGCTGACGCTGTTCATCATTATTTTTGTCTATGCCGGTCTGATCTATCAGGTAGAACACCCCAAAAGTCCAGCAATTTTTGGTACCTTTCTCGATGCCGTATATTTCTCCGTAGCCACTATGACAACCGTGGGATTTGGGGATGTGACACCACTTTCCCAAACCGGTCGTCTGTTAACCATTTTGATGATTTTGACCGGCGTAATTGTCATCCCCTGGCAATTGGGAGATTTAGTCAAACGGCTAGTTAAAACTGCAAATCAACTCTCAACTCCCTGTCCCACCTGCCACCTGTCACTGCACGATAGCGACGCCCAGTTTTGTAAAAACTGCGGAACAAAACTACCCAGTCCAGTCTGTCCAATAGACGGGTTAAAAGACAAGCTGTAG